One bacterium genomic region harbors:
- a CDS encoding DUF411 domain-containing protein, which yields MIQRFLAASLFSIALSLPILAETPALKVYKSPTCGCCDAWIEHLERSGFRIEAENRSDMKAVKAINGIPTKLSSCHTGFVGGYFIEGHVPAAEIQRLLREKPAIAGLSVPDMPIGSPGMEGPNPEPYDVLAVDHDGKTTIWSSHRPDHAH from the coding sequence ATGATCCAACGGTTCCTCGCAGCCAGCCTGTTCAGTATCGCTCTCTCGCTCCCGATTCTCGCGGAAACGCCAGCCCTCAAGGTCTACAAATCTCCGACGTGCGGGTGCTGCGACGCCTGGATCGAGCATCTGGAGAGGAGCGGCTTCCGGATCGAGGCCGAGAACCGAAGCGACATGAAAGCGGTGAAAGCCATCAACGGCATCCCGACGAAGCTCAGCTCTTGTCATACCGGTTTCGTCGGCGGCTATTTCATCGAAGGCCATGTACCGGCAGCAGAAATCCAGCGCCTGCTACGAGAGAAGCCGGCGATCGCGGGTCTCAGCGTGCCGGACATGCCCATCGGCTCGCCGGGCATGGAGGGCCCGAATCCCGAACCCTACGATGTGCTGGCCGTCGACCATGACGGCAAGACCACGATCTGGTCGTCCCACCGCCCGGACCACGCCCACTAG
- a CDS encoding glycerophosphodiester phosphodiesterase — MFAFQRLPFIAAALLACAGPGAQMDSTPRSFVDVQGHRGARGLLPENTLAGFELALALGVTTLELDLGMSRDGILVVTHDPRISSSLCIAPGGSPVPTLGPLVRELSLAEIQAFDCGSLNPDARRFPEPPRRAVPGAQIPSLVEVLDLAKRIGDDRVQFNIEVKTEPGSNETPPLEPFVTRVVEILRSRALLQHATLQSFDWQALAIGKRLEPELRTVALLADDTLDADWLAGLAPSEHDGVLGLLQAAGDFVDDFSPSWRMLLPRFGRGIPIRPLQQAGFRVIPWTVNDETTMRRVLSLGVDGIITDYPDRLLALLRELEIPAGTGLIAPSQPAR, encoded by the coding sequence GTGTTCGCATTCCAACGGTTGCCGTTCATCGCCGCCGCGCTTCTGGCTTGTGCCGGGCCTGGCGCACAGATGGACTCGACTCCGCGGAGCTTCGTCGACGTGCAGGGCCATCGGGGTGCGCGGGGCCTGCTTCCGGAGAACACGTTGGCCGGCTTCGAACTCGCGCTGGCCCTGGGCGTCACCACCCTCGAACTCGATCTCGGAATGTCCCGGGACGGGATTCTCGTCGTCACCCACGATCCGCGCATTTCATCTTCGCTCTGCATCGCGCCGGGTGGATCCCCCGTTCCAACGCTAGGCCCACTCGTGCGCGAGCTTTCGCTGGCTGAGATCCAGGCCTTTGATTGCGGCAGCCTGAACCCGGATGCGAGGCGGTTTCCGGAGCCGCCGCGACGCGCCGTGCCCGGTGCGCAGATCCCCTCCCTGGTCGAAGTACTGGATCTCGCGAAACGCATCGGAGACGATCGCGTGCAATTCAACATCGAGGTGAAGACCGAGCCTGGGAGCAACGAAACGCCTCCTCTCGAGCCCTTCGTCACCAGGGTCGTAGAGATTCTTCGGAGCCGGGCGCTTCTTCAGCATGCCACGCTGCAATCCTTCGATTGGCAGGCCCTTGCCATCGGGAAACGCCTCGAACCGGAGCTGCGGACGGTAGCCCTGCTGGCAGACGACACATTGGACGCCGATTGGCTCGCGGGGCTGGCTCCCTCCGAGCATGACGGCGTGCTGGGGCTGCTCCAGGCCGCGGGTGATTTCGTCGACGACTTCTCACCGAGTTGGCGAATGCTCCTGCCGCGCTTCGGCCGCGGGATTCCGATCCGACCCCTTCAGCAAGCGGGATTTCGAGTGATCCCCTGGACCGTGAACGACGAGACAACGATGCGACGCGTGTTGTCTCTCGGCGTCGACGGGATCATCACCGACTACCCGGATCGTCTTCTGGCGCTGCTGCGCGAGCTCGAAATCCCAGCGGGAACGGGCCTGATCGCCCCATCGCAACCCGCTCGCTAG
- a CDS encoding cation diffusion facilitator family transporter translates to MASGSNPVRAIFYAFFANLAIAVTKTAAAIYTGSSSMTAEAIHSFADSGNQLLLLLGLRGARKPSDPEHPLGYGKVTYFWSFIVALLLFSVGGLFSLYEGWHKLHESGPIENGWIALVVLGFSIVLEAISMRGCLVEVNKIRGDRSLWNWLYRSRNSELVVVFGEDLAALVGLGIAFAFVSVAVATGDPIYDAYGSISIGVLLVIVALFIASRVATLLIGRSADPDVTAALARELERSPYILEVFNIITLQVGPQIMLAAKLRMTPGLSLGEAIEHINELERNLRAEVPELGWLFMEPDSQD, encoded by the coding sequence ATGGCAAGCGGAAGCAATCCGGTCCGGGCGATCTTCTACGCGTTCTTCGCCAACCTGGCGATCGCAGTGACCAAGACGGCTGCCGCGATCTACACCGGCTCTTCGAGCATGACGGCCGAGGCGATCCACTCCTTCGCCGATTCAGGCAACCAGCTCTTGCTGCTGCTCGGGCTCCGGGGAGCACGGAAGCCATCGGACCCGGAGCATCCCCTCGGCTACGGCAAGGTCACGTATTTCTGGAGCTTCATCGTTGCGCTGTTGCTGTTCAGTGTCGGCGGCCTCTTCTCCCTCTACGAGGGTTGGCACAAGCTCCATGAAAGCGGACCGATCGAGAACGGTTGGATTGCCCTGGTCGTGCTGGGCTTCTCAATCGTCCTGGAAGCCATCAGCATGCGCGGTTGCCTGGTCGAGGTGAACAAGATCCGGGGCGATCGAAGCCTCTGGAACTGGTTGTACCGCTCGCGCAACTCGGAGCTGGTCGTCGTGTTCGGCGAAGACCTGGCCGCACTCGTCGGTCTGGGGATCGCCTTCGCGTTCGTATCGGTCGCGGTGGCGACCGGAGACCCCATCTACGATGCCTACGGTTCGATCTCGATCGGTGTTCTCCTCGTGATCGTCGCACTCTTCATTGCGAGCCGGGTCGCGACCCTCCTGATCGGCCGCTCGGCCGATCCGGACGTGACGGCCGCCCTTGCCCGGGAGCTCGAACGCAGTCCGTATATCCTCGAAGTCTTCAACATCATCACCCTGCAGGTCGGCCCGCAGATCATGCTCGCTGCGAAGCTGCGAATGACGCCGGGCCTGAGCCTTGGCGAAGCCATCGAGCACATCAACGAACTGGAACGAAACCTGCGTGCCGAGGTTCCCGAGCTGGGCTGGCTCTTCATGGAGCCCGATAGCCAGGATTGA